The Trinickia acidisoli genome includes a window with the following:
- the rpsU gene encoding 30S ribosomal protein S21, translating into MTTVTPKLNEPIDVALRRFRREIERTGLIRELRDRRSYEKPTTARKRKKASAVARLRAQIKRSMPPKKRY; encoded by the coding sequence TTGACTACCGTCACCCCCAAGCTCAACGAACCCATCGACGTCGCCCTGCGGCGCTTTCGCCGAGAAATCGAACGCACCGGCCTGATCCGCGAACTGCGCGATCGGCGCAGTTACGAAAAACCGACCACCGCGCGCAAGCGCAAGAAGGCCAGTGCCGTGGCGCGTCTGCGCGCGCAGATCAAGCGCTCGATGCCGCCGAAGAAACGATACTGA
- a CDS encoding YggT family protein → MFGDIARFLLNTVFTLFGAALMLRAWMQVIRLPPYNPVSNAIFQATNWLVLPLRRILPSARRVDVASIVAALLAAVVYVVAMVAIAGVDPLGVAPIIAIVSLLTVVKWVLNLVIWLTILMALLSWLNPHSPAMPILYQLTAPFLNPLRRVIPNLGGIDLSPILLFVIVQVLLMVVTRMAVSLTLFGI, encoded by the coding sequence ATGTTCGGGGATATTGCCCGCTTTCTGCTCAATACCGTTTTCACGTTGTTCGGTGCCGCGCTAATGCTGCGCGCTTGGATGCAAGTCATCCGGCTACCGCCGTACAACCCTGTGTCGAACGCGATTTTCCAAGCGACGAACTGGCTCGTGCTGCCGCTCAGGCGCATCTTGCCGAGCGCACGCCGCGTCGACGTCGCAAGCATCGTCGCGGCGCTGTTGGCGGCGGTGGTCTACGTCGTCGCGATGGTGGCGATCGCGGGCGTCGATCCGCTCGGGGTCGCGCCCATCATCGCGATCGTATCCTTGCTGACCGTCGTCAAATGGGTGCTGAACCTCGTCATCTGGTTGACGATCCTGATGGCGCTGCTCTCGTGGCTGAACCCGCACTCGCCCGCGATGCCGATCCTCTATCAGTTGACCGCCCCGTTCCTGAACCCGCTGCGACGCGTGATTCCGAATCTCGGCGGCATCGATCTCTCGCCCATCCTGCTGTTCGTCATCGTGCAGGTGCTGTTGATGGTGGTCACGCGGATGGCCGTGTCGCTGACGTTGTTCGGTATCTAG
- a CDS encoding DUF1493 family protein: protein MHFIEKSHNPESTVEGDLGQHGDDADEFMQHFFEVFCLDRGDYDFHRYFLMEGEGMLYHLVMKLMRKPHSFKRETMTVDMLHKALVDRKWDSVALSRPSVGGQR from the coding sequence CTGCATTTCATCGAAAAAAGCCATAACCCAGAATCGACAGTCGAAGGGGATTTAGGCCAACACGGCGATGATGCCGACGAATTCATGCAGCACTTCTTTGAAGTGTTTTGCTTGGACAGGGGCGATTACGACTTTCATCGCTACTTCCTGATGGAAGGAGAAGGAATGCTTTACCACCTCGTAATGAAGCTAATGAGAAAACCACATTCATTCAAACGGGAAACGATGACTGTTGATATGCTTCATAAGGCACTCGTCGATCGCAAGTGGGACTCAGTCGCGCTCTCGCGGCCGAGCGTCGGCGGACAAAGGTAA
- a CDS encoding EthD family reductase: MIKVSILYPYRENVRFDIDYYCRKHMPLAAKYFGTALKGWSVDQGMSGGEPGSAPSYAVAGHFLFDSLEAFKQVFEPVAGELVADIPNYTDSAPQILISEVIANV, encoded by the coding sequence ATGATCAAAGTCAGCATCCTCTACCCCTATCGAGAAAACGTTCGTTTCGACATCGACTACTATTGCCGCAAGCATATGCCGCTTGCCGCGAAGTATTTCGGAACGGCGCTGAAAGGATGGTCCGTCGATCAGGGCATGAGCGGCGGCGAGCCCGGCTCGGCGCCCAGCTATGCGGTTGCCGGCCATTTTCTGTTCGATTCGCTGGAGGCGTTCAAGCAGGTATTCGAACCCGTGGCCGGCGAACTCGTGGCCGACATCCCGAATTACACCGATAGCGCTCCGCAGATTTTGATCAGCGAAGTGATTGCGAACGTTTGA
- a CDS encoding asparaginase, translating to MNTDLASQVAATTYRGPAVENRHLAHVAIVDATGRLLYAFGDPHRLTLPRSAVKPAQALAVLETGALERFGFDEADLALMCASHSSEDRHVERARTMLAKAHVTEGDLRCGGHPAISDDVQRAWIKRDFTPTPVCSNCSGKHAGMLAAALAMGGQMQDYEQPEHPLQRHVKRTLAELVDLDETDIAWGTDGCNLPTPSFALDRLARLFVKLADAADATQRRVPAAQASPREAALARIYRAMTVHPELVAGNGRFCTALMSAFGGNVVGKVGAEGSYGLGVRAGAHGVDGVEGPIGLAVKVEDGNGAVLTAVVTELLHQLQIGTPSQRAQLDKFRAPTIKNTVGLEVGRIDITIPLTRQAT from the coding sequence ATGAATACCGATCTCGCTTCCCAAGTCGCCGCCACGACCTATCGCGGCCCGGCCGTCGAAAACCGGCATCTCGCCCACGTCGCTATCGTGGATGCGACCGGCCGCCTGCTTTACGCGTTCGGCGATCCGCATCGCCTCACGCTGCCCCGCTCGGCCGTGAAGCCCGCTCAGGCGCTGGCCGTCCTCGAAACGGGTGCGCTCGAACGCTTCGGCTTCGATGAAGCCGATCTCGCCTTGATGTGCGCATCGCACAGCAGCGAGGATCGTCACGTCGAGCGAGCGCGTACCATGCTTGCGAAAGCGCACGTGACCGAAGGCGATCTGCGTTGCGGCGGCCATCCGGCCATCTCCGACGACGTTCAACGCGCTTGGATCAAGCGCGATTTCACGCCGACACCCGTTTGCAGCAATTGCTCCGGCAAGCACGCCGGCATGCTTGCGGCCGCGCTGGCCATGGGCGGGCAGATGCAAGACTACGAACAGCCCGAGCATCCGCTGCAACGACACGTCAAGCGCACGCTGGCCGAACTCGTCGATCTCGACGAAACCGACATCGCCTGGGGCACCGACGGCTGCAACCTGCCGACCCCGAGTTTCGCGCTCGACCGCCTCGCGCGCTTGTTCGTGAAGCTCGCCGACGCTGCAGATGCTACCCAGCGCCGGGTACCCGCTGCGCAGGCATCGCCGCGCGAAGCAGCGCTCGCGCGCATCTATCGCGCGATGACGGTGCACCCCGAGCTCGTCGCGGGCAACGGACGGTTCTGCACGGCGCTGATGAGCGCGTTCGGCGGCAACGTCGTCGGCAAGGTCGGCGCCGAGGGCAGCTATGGTCTGGGCGTACGAGCCGGCGCGCACGGCGTCGACGGCGTCGAAGGCCCGATTGGACTGGCCGTCAAGGTCGAAGACGGCAACGGCGCGGTCCTCACCGCCGTCGTCACCGAGCTGCTTCACCAGTTGCAAATCGGCACGCCATCGCAACGCGCGCAGCTCGACAAGTTCCGCGCACCGACGATCAAGAACACGGTCGGGCTCGAGGTCGGGCGCATCGACATAACAATTCCGCTGACACGCCAAGCGACCTGA
- the crcB gene encoding fluoride efflux transporter CrcB translates to MIYSILSIFIGAGLGALLRWVLSLGLNAVFPEIPLGTLASNLIGGYCIGVAAVFFTTRAGLPPEWRLFVITGFMGGLTTFSTFSAEVVTAMSQSQFGWALAEAGVHLFGSFSLTALGMWTARTWLVSA, encoded by the coding sequence TTGATTTACTCGATTCTCTCCATTTTTATCGGAGCCGGCCTCGGCGCTTTGCTGCGCTGGGTGTTGAGCCTCGGCTTGAATGCCGTCTTTCCGGAGATTCCGCTCGGCACGCTCGCGTCGAACCTGATCGGCGGCTATTGCATCGGCGTTGCCGCGGTGTTCTTCACCACCCGGGCGGGCCTTCCGCCCGAATGGCGGCTCTTCGTCATCACCGGCTTCATGGGTGGCCTGACGACGTTCTCGACGTTCTCCGCCGAAGTCGTGACTGCCATGTCGCAAAGCCAGTTCGGCTGGGCGCTCGCCGAGGCCGGCGTGCACCTGTTCGGCTCGTTCTCGCTTACGGCGCTCGGGATGTGGACGGCGCGCACGTGGCTCGTTTCGGCTTGA
- a CDS encoding DUF190 domain-containing protein yields the protein MQSEQYVLLRFYVHENHRLHGKLLWEWLLRCAKDLGVMGGSAFRAMAGFGAHRVLHEDRFFELQGSLTVEVEFVATQADAQQLIHLVSQEKVRAVYTMIPTTFGVIGLDA from the coding sequence ATGCAATCCGAGCAATACGTGTTGTTGCGGTTCTACGTCCACGAAAATCACCGGCTGCACGGCAAACTGCTCTGGGAGTGGCTGCTGCGTTGCGCCAAGGATCTCGGCGTCATGGGCGGCTCGGCGTTTCGTGCGATGGCCGGCTTCGGCGCGCATCGCGTCCTGCACGAGGACCGCTTCTTCGAACTGCAAGGATCGTTGACGGTGGAAGTCGAGTTCGTCGCCACGCAGGCCGATGCGCAGCAACTCATTCATCTCGTATCGCAGGAGAAGGTACGTGCCGTCTACACGATGATTCCGACCACGTTCGGCGTGATCGGCCTCGACGCGTGA
- a CDS encoding Rossmann-like and DUF2520 domain-containing protein: MPLPAFPRLGFIGAGRLARCLAAGFARAGYPVAAVAARTPDSARRLAQALPQCRAVTDAQTVIDTSDVVFLAVPDDSIGTIANNLTFDGSNERTTALVHCSGATSVAVLAPAREAGVAIGGFHPLYLFTGDEADVDRIAGCSVTIEAQGELVPLLSALARSLGCEVLTLAGAQRMLYHGAAHYAASFALAALAEAVDIWRTLGFNDDQSLRALLPMLAGTVEAARAKGLSSALAGPVSRGDAAVLARQLTAFETLGEDHAMLYALLTRRALSLARRRTHPPASIDAMTDTVEAALARSLARGARAT; the protein is encoded by the coding sequence ATGCCGCTTCCCGCTTTTCCACGACTCGGTTTCATCGGCGCGGGCCGCTTGGCGCGCTGTCTTGCCGCGGGATTCGCCCGCGCGGGCTATCCCGTCGCGGCTGTCGCCGCCCGCACGCCCGACTCCGCTCGGCGTCTCGCGCAGGCGTTGCCGCAGTGCCGCGCCGTGACCGACGCACAAACCGTCATCGACACCTCCGACGTTGTCTTTTTAGCGGTTCCCGATGACAGCATCGGTACGATCGCGAACAATTTGACGTTTGACGGGAGCAATGAACGCACCACCGCGCTCGTGCACTGCAGCGGTGCAACGAGTGTCGCGGTGCTCGCGCCGGCGCGCGAGGCAGGCGTGGCGATCGGCGGCTTCCATCCGCTTTACCTATTCACCGGAGACGAAGCGGACGTCGATCGAATCGCCGGCTGCTCGGTGACGATCGAAGCGCAAGGCGAGCTCGTACCGCTGCTCAGCGCGCTCGCCCGCTCGCTAGGCTGCGAAGTGCTGACGCTCGCGGGCGCGCAGCGCATGCTCTACCACGGCGCGGCGCATTACGCGGCCAGCTTCGCGCTCGCGGCGCTGGCCGAGGCCGTGGACATATGGCGCACGCTGGGCTTCAACGACGACCAATCGCTGCGCGCACTGTTGCCGATGCTGGCGGGTACGGTCGAGGCCGCGCGCGCGAAAGGCTTGTCGAGCGCGCTGGCCGGGCCCGTCTCGCGCGGCGACGCGGCCGTCCTAGCGCGGCAGCTCACGGCATTCGAAACGCTCGGGGAAGACCACGCGATGCTGTACGCGCTGCTCACGCGTCGCGCGCTTTCGCTCGCGCGCCGCCGCACGCATCCCCCGGCATCGATCGACGCGATGACCGACACAGTCGAAGCCGCGCTGGCGCGCTCGCTCGCGCGAGGTGCGAGGGCCACGTAA
- a CDS encoding integrase catalytic domain-containing protein, whose protein sequence is MVIDMNTTRLETIGQVREFLAGVCDVELHVVQDEAERRRFVERTLRWFGYFRRSRGERGLLFAYVQRVSGYSRAHVIRLIAQYRESGTLEQRERGTRTQFPRRYTDEDVALLVELDSLHDTLSGAATRALARRACQVYGDARYERLSHISVSHLYNLRAGQAYRQRRLTWTKTRPSPVQIAVRKAPAPEGLPGYIRIDTVHQGDQDGVKGVYHVNAVDIVTQWEVVAAVERISEAYLLPVIALMLQSFPFVVRGFHSDGGSEYINRDVAGLLEKLRIEFTRSRPRQTNDNALAECKNGAVVRKLIGYGHIPQRHAAAINRFHEQALNPYLNFHRPCYFAVDTVDARGRIRKSYPSERIMTPWDRLRSIPDFEQYLKPGVTAQTLSDTAMAMTDSQAAQQLQDMRRNLFASFRRKRA, encoded by the coding sequence ATGGTGATCGACATGAATACGACAAGGCTGGAGACGATCGGGCAAGTCCGGGAGTTCCTGGCGGGGGTCTGCGACGTTGAGCTGCACGTCGTTCAGGACGAGGCTGAGCGACGACGGTTCGTTGAGCGCACGCTGCGTTGGTTCGGCTATTTTCGGCGGTCTCGCGGTGAGCGCGGGCTGCTGTTCGCCTATGTGCAGCGGGTCTCGGGCTACTCACGTGCCCACGTCATTCGACTCATTGCGCAGTACCGCGAGAGCGGCACGCTCGAGCAGCGTGAACGCGGCACGCGCACCCAATTCCCACGTCGCTACACGGACGAGGATGTCGCCTTGCTGGTCGAACTGGACAGCCTGCACGACACGCTCTCGGGGGCGGCCACGCGGGCGCTGGCGCGGCGGGCCTGCCAGGTGTATGGCGATGCGCGCTACGAACGCTTGTCGCACATTTCCGTGTCGCACCTATACAACTTGCGCGCGGGCCAGGCGTACCGCCAGCGGCGCCTCACATGGACGAAGACGCGGCCCAGCCCGGTGCAGATCGCCGTGAGGAAGGCGCCGGCGCCTGAAGGCCTGCCCGGTTATATCCGTATCGATACGGTCCATCAAGGCGATCAGGACGGCGTCAAGGGCGTCTATCACGTCAACGCGGTGGACATCGTCACGCAATGGGAGGTCGTGGCCGCTGTCGAGCGCATCAGCGAGGCGTACCTGCTGCCGGTCATCGCGCTGATGCTCCAGAGTTTTCCGTTCGTGGTGCGCGGCTTTCACTCTGACGGTGGTAGCGAGTACATCAACCGCGACGTGGCTGGCCTGCTCGAGAAGTTGCGCATCGAGTTCACCCGCTCACGCCCGCGCCAGACCAACGACAACGCACTGGCCGAGTGCAAGAACGGCGCGGTCGTTCGCAAGCTCATCGGCTATGGGCACATCCCGCAGAGGCATGCCGCGGCGATCAACCGCTTCCACGAACAGGCGCTCAATCCGTACCTGAACTTCCACCGGCCCTGTTACTTCGCCGTGGACACGGTGGATGCACGTGGGCGCATCCGCAAGAGCTACCCGAGCGAGCGGATCATGACGCCGTGGGACCGGCTGCGCTCGATCCCGGATTTCGAGCAGTACCTCAAGCCCGGCGTCACCGCCCAGACCCTTAGCGACACTGCCATGGCCATGACCGACTCCCAGGCCGCCCAGCAGCTTCAGGACATGCGCCGCAACCTGTTCGCATCGTTTCGTCGCAAACGAGCCTGA